A genome region from Arachis duranensis cultivar V14167 chromosome 6, aradu.V14167.gnm2.J7QH, whole genome shotgun sequence includes the following:
- the LOC107493441 gene encoding DNA-binding protein S1FA, giving the protein MADEDFDFTDKVPPSLDRAGNSASQGFNPGLIVLIVVFGLVLAFLIGNFVLYTYAQKNLPPRKKKPVSKKKMKRERLKQGVSAPGE; this is encoded by the exons ATGGCTGACGAGGACTTCGATTTCACCGATAAAGTTCCTCCGTCTCTCGATCGCGCG GGAAATTCTGCATCCCAAGGGTTCAACCCAGGCTTAATAGTTCTCATTGTTGTTTTTGGATTGGTGCTTGCGTTCCTCATTGGAAATTTTGTGCTCTACACATATGCACAGAAGAACCTCCCTCCGAGAAAAAAGAAGCCAGTgtcaaagaagaagatgaagagggaGAGACTGAAACAAGGCGTCTCTGCACCTGGAGAATAA
- the LOC107493442 gene encoding cell number regulator 8, with translation MASEKQHNLEETSPLLHQQQPPKHSDNPKAGPPPPPPPHFPVDWTADGLPVGHSSVLGEPMGRTPWNSSLCACVGQNDHFCSSDLEVCLLGAVAPCVLYGSNVERLTSTPGTFANHCLPYSGMYVIGNSCFGWNCLAPWFSYPSRTAIRRKFNLEGSCEALNRSCGGCCGSFLEDEVQREQCETAFDLATHVFCHACALCQEGRELRRRLPHPGFNAQPVLVMIPPMEQSMGRGA, from the exons ATGGCGTCTGAAAAGCAACACAATCTTGAGGAGACAAGCCCCCTTCTCCACCAACAACAACCACCAAAACACAGCGATAATCCGAAAGCTGGCCCACCGCCGCCGCCACCTCCCCACTTCCCCGTCGACTGGACCGCAGATGGGCTTCCCGTGGGCCACAGCAGCGTCCTCGGTGAGCCCATGGGCCGCACCCCCTGGAACTCCAGCCTCTGCGCTTGTGTAGGTCAAAACGACCATTTCTGCAGCAGCGATCTCGAAGTTT GCCTTCTTGGGGCTGTGGCTCCTTGTGTGCTGTATGGAAGCAATGTTGAGAGGCTTACATCTACTCCTGGGACATTCGCCAATCATTGCTTGCCGTATTCCGGTATGTATGTGATTGGGAATTCCTGCTTTGGTTGGAATTGCCTTGCACCGTGGTTCTCCTATCCTAGCCGTACTGCCATTCGTCGCAAGTTCAATTTAGAG GGAAGTTGTGAGGCACTTAATAGGTCATGTGGTGGCTGCTGtggaagcttcttggaagaTGAAGTGCAGCGCGAACAGTGTGAAACAGCATTTGACTTGGCAACTCACGTCTTCTGTCATGCATGCGCTCTCTGTCAAGAGGGCCGTGAGCTCCGTCGCAGGTTGCCTCATCCGGGCTTTAATGCTCAACCGGTATTGGTTATGATTCCCCCAATGGAGCAGAGTATGGGACGTGGTGCTTAA